In a genomic window of Phragmites australis chromosome 14, lpPhrAust1.1, whole genome shotgun sequence:
- the LOC133891530 gene encoding uncharacterized protein LOC133891530 — MFREKHPNQKFKVNPLPPPANKAKTSELSTDNVLPRHYKRANRKPPMYSSPFKAGKSRTVPVVDHAMQLRDLLCSPGSPLKSHYLIQFLPFAWTGSDIADSFSDGRMTDIFFMEYFVKCLAEDDKLHRAESYGYRIFMPPRVCCALNPEELNKGNDIVFDPTALDNMVRENLPPTDWSKAKLVFLSMCHREHISVYCINFRHTRIDVLDSLDYKSIGTEWEQHHDKEFCDTMMQRLSDSFQRISKKDFKVFANMRRVPFTEAPVMVNRNDCAFFSMKFIEFFDGEESSLRTSIAPEKSGELRSEMLHYLLFHTLNDIKDMPPEIERFRLSGVPF; from the exons ATGTTCCGGGAAAAGCATCCAAATCAAAAGTTTAAGGTGAACCCATTGCCACCACCGGCAAACAAGGCGAAAACGTCCGAATTGTCGACCGACAATGTGCTTCCTCGTCATTACAAGAGAGCGAATCGGAAACCTCCAATGTACTCGTCGCCATTCAAGGCAGGAAAGAGCAGGACTGTCCCTGTAGTTGATCATGCAATGCAACTACGAGACCTTTTATGCTCCCCAGGTTCACCATTAAAAAG CCATTACTTGATTCAATTCCTCCCATTTGCATGGACGGGTTCAGATATTGCTGACTCATTCTCAGATGGGCGAATGACCGATATATTCTTTATGGAGTATTTTGTTAAATGCTTGGCGGAAGACGATAAGTTGCACCGGGCAGAATCATACGGTTACAGGATTTTTATGCCGCCCAGAGTTTGT TGTGCACTCAATCCAGAGGAACTCAACAAAGGCAATGATATAGTCTTTGACCCTACCGCGCTAGACAACATGGTTAGGGAGAACCTTCCTCCCACCGATTGGTCCAAGGCAAAACTG GTTTTCCTCTCGATGTGCCACCGCGAGCACATCTCTGTCTATTGCATAAACTTCCGGCACACTCGCATTGATGTACTTGACTCCCTTGACTACAAATCCATCGGAACAGAATGGGAACAACATCACGACAAAGAATTTTGTGATACCATGATGCAGCGTTTGAGTGATTCTTTTCAGAGGATTTCTAAGAAAGATTTCAAGGTTTTTGCAAACATGAGGCGCGTCCCCTTTACTGAAGCTCCCGTAATGGTTAACAGGAATGACTGCGCCTTCTTCTCTATGAAGTTCATAGAGTTCTTTGACGGAGAGGAGTCTTCACTTCGCACTTCAATTGCGCCC GAGAAGTCTGGTGAGCTCCGATCCGAGATGCTCCATTACTTGTTGTTTCACACTCTGAACGATATAAAAGATATGCCTCCTGAGATCGAGCGGTTCCGGCTATCTGGAGTTCCGTTTTAG
- the LOC133891642 gene encoding uncharacterized protein LOC133891642 isoform X2 has product MRGIWEKIRSAVCISGGNRRRPPTPSSPNHAAADGEGRGGGGVGEEDLISSLPDDVLLLVLLRLPSAAVAARTCVLSHRWRRLWAHLPELRFPHPTDLVRARAALTAHADPALRLLRVVASGADPGDVAAVLLLAAPRLTGDLFFHNMALEEHRAGAGGAVELPCFEKSERIFLHLGYLGLMLPQSGVFAKLTVLRVTHVRFHGPCDLGDALSSARCPSLRDLRIDYAQGVSNLAVHSESLLIMDLFRLEGLQQLTVVAPMLTKLCVFGCFLIGSQPVADISAPVLETLWWSNVYDPSSVQFGELAHLQRLTTYTVARYGSPDYLYSRDTVMLLQHFKKIPILDLQIAHPYEAMVNSQDLMEVLTLLPDIEMFHLLVSINGHAFGPCVLHLLRISPGIRKLKLTIHEDIQSLVLKLMGLLREPCKRGSVETLRSKVHRLCATCNWHICGILSKICSVILFLYVAETHCCSLLIPNESCSYANLPYVPQKA; this is encoded by the exons ATGCGTGGCATTTGGGAGAAAATCCGGTCCGCGGTTTGCATATCCGGCGGAAACCGCCGCAGGCCCCCAACCCCTTCGTCCCCGAACCACGCTGCCGCCGATGGCGaaggacgcggcggcggaggcgtggGGGAGGAGGACCTCATCAGCTCGCTCCCCGacgacgtgctcctcctcgtcctcctccgcctcccgtCCGCCGCGGTCGCCGCGCGGACCTGCGTCCTCTCCCACCGCTGGCGCCGCCTCTGGGCGCACCTCCCGGAGCTGCGGTTCCCGCACCCCACCGACCTGGTCCGCGCCCGCGCAGCGCTCACCGCCCACGCGGACCCCGCGCTCCGCCTGCTGCGCGTCGTCGCCAGTGGCGCCGACCCTGGCGACGTGGCCGCGGTACTCCTCCTCGCCGCGCCACGCCTCACCGgcgatctcttcttccacaacATGGCGCTGGAGGAGCACCGGGCCGGGGCTGGTGGCGCCGTCGAGCTGCCCTGCTTCGAGAAGTCTGAACGGATTTTCCTCCACCTAGGGTACCTTGGCCTCATGCTCCCGCAGTCCGGCGTGTTCGCGAAGCTCACTGTGCTGCGCGTGACCCACGTCCGGTTCCATGGCCCCTGCGACCTCGGCGACGCCCTCTCGTCAGCGCGGTGCCCGTCACTGCGAGACCTCCGTATCGACTACGCTCAAGGGGTGTCCAACCTTGCCGTCCATTCGGAGTCTCTGCTCATTATGGATTTGTTTAGGCTGGAAGGGTTGCAGCAGCTCACGGTTGTGGCGCCAATGCTTACAAAACTGTGTGTCTTCGGCTGCTTCTTGATTGGGAGCCAACCAGTGGCTGACATCTCTGCCCCGGTTCTAGAAACTCTCTGGTGGTCTAATGTGTATGATCCGAGCTCGGTCCAGTTCGGTGAGCTCGCACACCTACAGAGATTGACCACCTACACCGTTGCCAGGTACGGATCGCCTGATTATCTATACAGTCGGGACACTGTGATGCTATTGCAGCACTTTAAAAAGATCCCAATTCTTGATCTTCAAATCGCCCATCCATATGAAGCT ATGGTTAACTCCCAGGATTTGATGGAAGTCCTAACCTTGCTCCCTGACATTGAGATGTTTCACCTGTTAGTATCAATCAACGGACATGCCTTTGGACCTTGTGTACTCCATTTGCTTAGGATTTCTCCAGGTATAAGAAAACTGAAGCTGACGATACATGAAGATATTCAG AGTCTAGTACTCAAGCTGATGGGACTTCTCAGGGAACCATGCAAAAGGGGCTCTGTTGAAACCCTAAGAAGCAAAGTTCATCGATTATGTGCTACTTGTAATTGGCATATATGTGGAATTTTATCGAAAATTTGTTCTGTTATTCTGTTTCTTTACGTTGCAGAAACTCATTGCTGCAGTTTGCTAATACCAAATGAGTCTTGTTCATATGCAAATTTGCCATATGTTCCTCAGAAGGCCTGA
- the LOC133891451 gene encoding uncharacterized protein At4g14100-like, giving the protein MPMPPPPLLLLPLILLAAASAANDKVTPRPPFSAADAGVPPQVPTPWPEQFHAVVFTNLTESGSRLQMIDLYYDWPGGRNLNLIRDQLSGDPLYDVEWTNGTSYIFNSTSCRTILFPVGILPPDWLAAGAVYLGRESVDGFDCHVWTKVDFVWYYEDVATGRPVRWNFFNGMQQHVMSFEVGVVLEDSNWQAPAYCFNGRDAATAIDDVSADGVDGEDDRADVMNSLIRFAGAPAAAASFDQ; this is encoded by the exons ATgccgatgccgccgccgccgctcctgctGCTCCCGCTcatcctcctcgccgccgcctccgcggcCAATGACAAGGTCACACCGAGGCCCCCCTTCTCGGCGGCAGACGCCGGCGTCCCTCCCCAGGTGCCGACGCCGTGGCCGGAGCAGTTCCACGCGGTGGTCTTCACCAACCTCACCGAGAGCGGCAGCCGGCTGCAGATGATCGACCTCTACTACGACTGGCCCGGTGGCCGCAATCTCAACCTTATCCGGGATCAGCTCTCTGGCGACCCGCTCTACGACGTCGAGTGGACCAACGGCACCTCCTACATCTTCAACTCCACGTCCTGCCGCACCATCCTGTTCCCCGTGGGCATCCTTCCGCCCGACTGGCTCGCTGCCGGCGCCGTCTACCTCGGCCGCGAGTCTGTCGACGGGTTCGACTGCCACGTGTGGACCAAGGTCGACTTCGTCTGGTACTACGAGGATGTCGCCACCGGCCGCCCCGTACGCTGGAACTTCTTCAATG GGATGCAGCAGCATGTGATGAGCTTTGAGGTGGGGGTAGTGCTAGAGGATTCCAATTGGCAGGCGCCGGCTTACTGCTTCAATGGCCGGGATGCCGCAACGGCCATCGACGATGTCAGTGCAGATGGAGTTGACGGTGAGGACGACAGGGCCGATGTGATGAACAGCCTGATCAGGTTCGCCGGGGCTCCAGCTGCAGCTGCATCATTTGACCAGTGA
- the LOC133891642 gene encoding putative FBD-associated F-box protein At5g56440 isoform X1 produces MRGIWEKIRSAVCISGGNRRRPPTPSSPNHAAADGEGRGGGGVGEEDLISSLPDDVLLLVLLRLPSAAVAARTCVLSHRWRRLWAHLPELRFPHPTDLVRARAALTAHADPALRLLRVVASGADPGDVAAVLLLAAPRLTGDLFFHNMALEEHRAGAGGAVELPCFEKSERIFLHLGYLGLMLPQSGVFAKLTVLRVTHVRFHGPCDLGDALSSARCPSLRDLRIDYAQGVSNLAVHSESLLIMDLFRLEGLQQLTVVAPMLTKLCVFGCFLIGSQPVADISAPVLETLWWSNVYDPSSVQFGELAHLQRLTTYTVARYGSPDYLYSRDTVMLLQHFKKIPILDLQIAHPYEAMVNSQDLMEVLTLLPDIEMFHLLVSINGHAFGPCVLHLLRISPGIRKLKLTIHEDIQGQTACPPGCVCHQPQDWETEGLFLNSLQEVEICGSRGAEHELAFLKRLLRWAAALKTITIVFDPAVAVSEELCKELLGLSGPEACMKIYLYRDGAMVMYAQVD; encoded by the exons ATGCGTGGCATTTGGGAGAAAATCCGGTCCGCGGTTTGCATATCCGGCGGAAACCGCCGCAGGCCCCCAACCCCTTCGTCCCCGAACCACGCTGCCGCCGATGGCGaaggacgcggcggcggaggcgtggGGGAGGAGGACCTCATCAGCTCGCTCCCCGacgacgtgctcctcctcgtcctcctccgcctcccgtCCGCCGCGGTCGCCGCGCGGACCTGCGTCCTCTCCCACCGCTGGCGCCGCCTCTGGGCGCACCTCCCGGAGCTGCGGTTCCCGCACCCCACCGACCTGGTCCGCGCCCGCGCAGCGCTCACCGCCCACGCGGACCCCGCGCTCCGCCTGCTGCGCGTCGTCGCCAGTGGCGCCGACCCTGGCGACGTGGCCGCGGTACTCCTCCTCGCCGCGCCACGCCTCACCGgcgatctcttcttccacaacATGGCGCTGGAGGAGCACCGGGCCGGGGCTGGTGGCGCCGTCGAGCTGCCCTGCTTCGAGAAGTCTGAACGGATTTTCCTCCACCTAGGGTACCTTGGCCTCATGCTCCCGCAGTCCGGCGTGTTCGCGAAGCTCACTGTGCTGCGCGTGACCCACGTCCGGTTCCATGGCCCCTGCGACCTCGGCGACGCCCTCTCGTCAGCGCGGTGCCCGTCACTGCGAGACCTCCGTATCGACTACGCTCAAGGGGTGTCCAACCTTGCCGTCCATTCGGAGTCTCTGCTCATTATGGATTTGTTTAGGCTGGAAGGGTTGCAGCAGCTCACGGTTGTGGCGCCAATGCTTACAAAACTGTGTGTCTTCGGCTGCTTCTTGATTGGGAGCCAACCAGTGGCTGACATCTCTGCCCCGGTTCTAGAAACTCTCTGGTGGTCTAATGTGTATGATCCGAGCTCGGTCCAGTTCGGTGAGCTCGCACACCTACAGAGATTGACCACCTACACCGTTGCCAGGTACGGATCGCCTGATTATCTATACAGTCGGGACACTGTGATGCTATTGCAGCACTTTAAAAAGATCCCAATTCTTGATCTTCAAATCGCCCATCCATATGAAGCT ATGGTTAACTCCCAGGATTTGATGGAAGTCCTAACCTTGCTCCCTGACATTGAGATGTTTCACCTGTTAGTATCAATCAACGGACATGCCTTTGGACCTTGTGTACTCCATTTGCTTAGGATTTCTCCAGGTATAAGAAAACTGAAGCTGACGATACATGAAGATATTCAG GGACAAACTGCTTGTCCACCGGGTTGTGTTTGTCATCAGCCACAAGACTGGGAAACTGAGGGACTCTTCTTGAATTCTCTCCAGGAAGTGGAGATCTGTGGATCCAGAGGAGCAGAACATGAACTCGCATTTCTGAAACGTCTATTGAGATGGGCGGCAGCGCTCAAAACAATTACTATAGTTTTCGATCCTGCCGTTGCTGTCAGTGAGGAGCTTTGTAAGGAGCTACTCGGCCTCTCTGGGCCAGAGGCTTGCATGAAGATTTACTTATATCGTGATGGGGCAATGGTGATGTATGCACAGGTAGACTAG